The genomic window GCTCCTTCCGGAGAAGCTTGGCTGCTTCCACCATGTGACGCAGGGAGGGGACGACTTCCGCCGCACTCCGTGTCTTGAGTCCGCAGTCCGGATTGACCCAGAGGGCCGCCGCAGGAAGGACTGCCAAGGCGCGCCGCATCGCTGCGACCATCTCCTCCACCGAGGGGATCCGAGGCGAATGAATATCCCACACGCCGGGGCCGATCTCGTTGGGATACCGGAAGTGGACGAAGGCATGAAGCAGCTCCAGGCTGGAGCGGCTGGCTTCGATGGAAATGACATCGGCATCCAGGGCGGCGATCGCGTCAATGATGTCGTTGAACTCCGAATAGCACATGTGTGTGTGGATCGCCGTCGCATCCGCAACGACGCTGGCACTCAGGCGGAAGGCTTCGACCGCCCAGGTGAGATAATCGGGCCAATCAGCCCGGCGGAGCGGAAGTCCCTCTCGCAGGGCAGGTTCGTCGATTTGAATGACCGAGATCCCGGCCCGTTCCAAATCGGCGACCTCATCCCGGATGGCCAAGGCGATCTGACGGGCCGTAGAGGACCGGGGCTGGTCGTCACGAACGAAGCTCCATTGGAGGATGGTGATCGGGCCGGTCAGCATTCCCTTCATCGGCCGTTGCGTGAGCGATTGAGCGAACTGCGACCAGCGCACCGTCATCGGCTTCGGCCGCGACACATCGCCGAAGATGATCGGAGGCTTGGTGCAGCGGGAGCCGTAGCTCTGCACCCATCCGTTTTCGGTGAAGGCAAAGCCGCCGAGCTGCTCTCCGAAGTACTCGACCATGTCATTGCGCTCGAATTCGCCATGCACAAGAACGTCGAGGCCGATCTCTTCCTGCAGCGCGACGACCCGTCGGATTTCTCCTTCCAGGAACGATTCGTATTCGGCGGTCGTCAGCCCTCCGGCACGCCACCGCGCTCGAGCTTTCCGCACCTCGGATGTCTGAGGGAAGGAGCCGATCGTGGTGGTGGGGAGCAGCGGCAGGGGATGGAGGCTCCGCTGCGCCTTCCTCCGCGTAGGGTAGCGGCTCTTCCGCTGGAGGTCGAGGGGTCCGATCGCGGCCACGCGCTGCGCGACTGCGGGATCGTGCACCCGACGGCTCGCTCGACGAGACTCCTGGATCCGCCGATTCTCCTCGAGGGCGGGCAGGGAAGCGGGATCGTGGACGGCGAGGCGGGCCAGGAGGTGTACTTCGCGGAGCTTTTCGTCGGCGAAGGCGAGCCAGCTGCGCAATTCCGGATCGAGGCGCTTTTCCGCTTCCAGGCTCACCGGGACGTGAAGCAGGGAGCAAGAGGGCGCGAGCCAAAGGCGATCGTGTCCCAGCACGGCGAGGGCGCGCTCGATGGAGCGGAGCGATGCGGAGAGCGCGTTGCGCCAGACATTCCGTCCGTCGACAATCCCGAGCGAAAGGATCATGCCTGGCGGAATCCTGCTCAGGACGCTTTCCAGCTCCGAGCCCCCCCGCGTGGCGTCCCAGTGCACGGCGTCGACCGGCAGGGAGAAGACCGCCTCGAGGTTGTCCCGCAACGGACCGAAGTAGGTGGCCAGGAGCATCCGGAGATTGGGGGCTGCCGCCCGGAGTCCGCGATAGGCGATGCCGACCGCATCCTGAAAGGCGGGCGAGAGATCGAGCACCAGTGCGGGCTCGTCGATCTGAATCCATTCGCATCCCAGCTCGCCGAACTGCCGCAGGATCTCCTGATAGACGGGCAGAAGGGCGGGAAGAAGCAAGGCCGCGTCCCCGTTTCCCTCCACCTTGGAAAGGCGGAGAAAGCTGATCGGGCCGAGAAGCACCGGCTTCGCGGGAAAGCCCGCTTGGCGCGCCTCGAGAAAGTCGATGAAAGGCTTGCGGGAGGAGAGACGAAAGGCTTGATCCGGTGTAAGCTCGGGAACGATATAGTGGTAGTTGGTGTCAAACCACTTCGTCATCTCCATCGGAGCAATGCCTTGGGAGCCATGCCCATGCTCGCGCTCGAGCAGGCCGCGAGCCATCGCGAAGAGCTGATCGACGGAGACCTCCTCTCCGAACGAGCCGAATCGGCGAGGGAC from Methylacidimicrobium sp. B4 includes these protein-coding regions:
- the metE gene encoding 5-methyltetrahydropteroyltriglutamate--homocysteine S-methyltransferase, with the translated sequence MELTAHNLGYPRIGPHRELKRAVESYWRGDSPLDSLLQTTSDLRHQAWTRQKAAGMRWIPTGDFSLYDHVLDTAALVGAVPRRFGSFGEEVSVDQLFAMARGLLEREHGHGSQGIAPMEMTKWFDTNYHYIVPELTPDQAFRLSSRKPFIDFLEARQAGFPAKPVLLGPISFLRLSKVEGNGDAALLLPALLPVYQEILRQFGELGCEWIQIDEPALVLDLSPAFQDAVGIAYRGLRAAAPNLRMLLATYFGPLRDNLEAVFSLPVDAVHWDATRGGSELESVLSRIPPGMILSLGIVDGRNVWRNALSASLRSIERALAVLGHDRLWLAPSCSLLHVPVSLEAEKRLDPELRSWLAFADEKLREVHLLARLAVHDPASLPALEENRRIQESRRASRRVHDPAVAQRVAAIGPLDLQRKSRYPTRRKAQRSLHPLPLLPTTTIGSFPQTSEVRKARARWRAGGLTTAEYESFLEGEIRRVVALQEEIGLDVLVHGEFERNDMVEYFGEQLGGFAFTENGWVQSYGSRCTKPPIIFGDVSRPKPMTVRWSQFAQSLTQRPMKGMLTGPITILQWSFVRDDQPRSSTARQIALAIRDEVADLERAGISVIQIDEPALREGLPLRRADWPDYLTWAVEAFRLSASVVADATAIHTHMCYSEFNDIIDAIAALDADVISIEASRSSLELLHAFVHFRYPNEIGPGVWDIHSPRIPSVEEMVAAMRRALAVLPAAALWVNPDCGLKTRSAAEVVPSLRHMVEAAKLLRKELAEKGGSTS